A region of the Bacillota bacterium genome:
GCGTTCCGCGTCGGCATCATCGTGGTGGGTGCGAGCTGCGCCGTAGGCATCGTGGTGGGCGCTGTGTCGGCGTACATAGGAGGGCGGACGGACGAGATCATCATGAGGGTTGTGGACATATTCCTCAGCTTCCCGTTCCTCATCGCTGCGGTGGTCATCACGTGCGTGTTGGGCAAGGGGCTCGATAAAGTGATGATCGCCATGATATGCTTCTGGTGGATGGGGTACGCAAGGCTCCTGAGAGGCAGCATTCTCCAGGTGAAGGAGGAGGAATACGTACTGGCCGCGAGAGCCGCGGGCGTGAGCCACGCGAAGATCATCATGAGGCACCTACTGCCCAATACCATCTTTCCGGTGCTGATCAGCGCATCGATGGACCTCGGGTCGGTGGTCGTGACCGCGGCCGGCTTGAGTTTCCTCGGTCTTGGTGCCCCGGAGGGGTACGCTGACTGGGGCCAGATGATAAGTTTCTCGCGAAACTGGCTCCTCGGCGCACCTGGGGAACCGCTGAAGTACTGGTATACCGTGCTCTATCCCGGAATGGCCATCGTTCTGTTCGTGCTGGCGTGGAACCTCATTGGCGACGCGTTCAGGGACATACTGGACCCCAAGATACAAGCCTGAGGGCCTCAGAGCCGTCAAGGAGCCGTCAAGGAAACGGGTCGGGTGGGGCATCTTGACTCTGGCCTCGGAGATGGCCTGCAGTGCTGCCTTGTGCTGCGGCCGATGGGGCCGGCGGACGCTCGAGCGCTATGGCGAGCCACCTGACGGAGAAGGTCCTGCGACTTCCCGCGAAATGCTTGAGACGTATGGTGAACGTGCCGTTGTATGGCTTTCGCACCATGGCCGACAGATGGACCGGCACTTCCGTGGGAGGGCCCCCCGACTCGGCGCGACTGTCAATGGACTCGTAGTACTCGAACTCCTGCAGATCGATTCCCAGCACGATCGCCACGGGAACTTGGCCTAGGCCGTGGTTCACCACCGTGTGGACGGCCTCACGGGAGGGCGCGGTGACAGTCACCGTTCCGGCTGCCATGAGCGCTCCGTCGTTGTGCCACACGGCGACTCCATACGCGTGATCCGGCTCTGTGGTGGAGGGGCGGCTTACCAAGCGAATGAGCGAGATCATGGCCAGGCCGAAGCAAAGAGCGACGCATCCGACCCCCAGATAGCCCCTTATGACCGTTCGCAGGAGCTGTGCCCGGACGGCCACCTTCGTGTCCCTCTCGCACGCCTTCACCAGGCGCTGCCGTGACGTTGGTGACGACTCGACCCTGTCTGCCGACTATATCTAACTATTCGCCCAGACAGCGGCGTATGAGCATTATCGTCACTATCTGGAGTTCCAATGACGGCGACGGATTGGCCCGTGCAGGATGCTGTATGCCAATGACTGCCGGGCGCTCACGGGCAGCGACAGCGCCGACGCAGGCGACAACCGGAGCGTCTCGCCAGATGCGGGCCGCCGACGGTCGCGCCGCCGGCGGCCGGTGGCCAGCGCGTGGGCGAGTCTGGGCCTCGACGCCTGGTTCAGTGTTGTTGCTCGGGCTGCTTCGGCTCAGGCTGCTGACCTTGTTGCATGGCTTGCTGATAGACCTTGTACTGAGGCTCCTGTGCTTCGATGTAATTCACCCGCGCCTTGAGCGGGTTTATCACTTGGTTCTGCAGCGTCTCGGAAAGCTGCGCGTATAGCTTTTGCGCGTTCTGATCCTGTGTGTCCAGGGCAAAGCTTCGAAAGTCCGCTGCCACGCTTTCGAGCTGCGCAAGACACTGATGGACCTTCTGGCCAACGGTCACCGCTATCACCTCCACCTGTACCTGGGCCACCCGCCCGCAGCTGGAGGCCTCAGACCTCGGTGTCTCCGGTCTACGCTTCCGAAACTGCCCCGGGCAGCCTGCTGTCTCATGACATAGGATGGCACGCCCCCCGAAGCGTGATTCCAACCCCGACACAAAGGCACACCTCTCCGCAAGGAATTCCCAGGGAGACGTGGAATACCTTCGGAGGAGGTGGCGAGAGTGAACCATGCAGTGAGGGTTGTCGCGGACCTGATGTGTCTATCGGCCACGACCGCTCCGAAAGCGGTTGGAAAGGACTTCATCGTGACCGCCGTCGTGGAGGGCGAGGCGCTAACGCGACTCGCGCAGGCGATGGTGGACTATGGCAGGGAGTCGGGGAGGAAGAACTTCGATCGCGACGGAGCGAACGTCGCAGCTAGCGATGCGTGCGTGCTGATCGGGTTGAAGGGAGCTCAGGTGGTGGGGCTGAACTGCGGAGCCTGCGGGAACGACAAGTGCTCAGGTCTTGCCCAGCTATCCGAGGGCCCCGAGTTCGCCGGTCCTTTTTGCGCCTGGAGGCTCATGGATCTTGGGATCGCCCTGGGATCCGCGGCAAAGACCGCTTCCATTCACAACGTCGACAACAGGATCATGTATCGGGTCGGGGCGGTCGCGAGGCGAACTGGTCTCATAGACGCGGATGTCGCGGCGGGCATTCCGCTCTCGGCGACGGGCAAGAGCATCTACTTCGATCGCGGCTGATGAAGTGTCGCGGGCGATCACATGAAGCGGGACCTCGAAACTCGCTCGAGACTCGCATGTATCTTCCTCGCGGGGTCAAGGA
Encoded here:
- a CDS encoding ABC transporter permease produces the protein MVKKLVRNPLSMLGLMLLTGFVVVAVAAPWIAPTPERYRDEPYRIPRYGWGSTPTPPSKEHPMGLTQGQYDIFYGVVWGTRTAFRVGIIVVGASCAVGIVVGAVSAYIGGRTDEIIMRVVDIFLSFPFLIAAVVITCVLGKGLDKVMIAMICFWWMGYARLLRGSILQVKEEEYVLAARAAGVSHAKIIMRHLLPNTIFPVLISASMDLGSVVVTAAGLSFLGLGAPEGYADWGQMISFSRNWLLGAPGEPLKYWYTVLYPGMAIVLFVLAWNLIGDAFRDILDPKIQA
- a CDS encoding DUF2148 domain-containing protein, translated to MCLSATTAPKAVGKDFIVTAVVEGEALTRLAQAMVDYGRESGRKNFDRDGANVAASDACVLIGLKGAQVVGLNCGACGNDKCSGLAQLSEGPEFAGPFCAWRLMDLGIALGSAAKTASIHNVDNRIMYRVGAVARRTGLIDADVAAGIPLSATGKSIYFDRG
- a CDS encoding DUF1657 domain-containing protein → MEVIAVTVGQKVHQCLAQLESVAADFRSFALDTQDQNAQKLYAQLSETLQNQVINPLKARVNYIEAQEPQYKVYQQAMQQGQQPEPKQPEQQH